A segment of the Nitrospina gracilis 3/211 genome:
GGATCGTGCGGATGTACTGGACGCAATGCCCGAAGCGGAGGGGATTCCCGGCTTCGAACTGGGATCCGGGGAGTTCTACTTTCGCCTGCCGTTAAAAGCTCCGGACAGTTGGATTGTTTTCCGGGGCCGGCATCATGCCTTTCTGCAACCCTTTCGATTGAGCCGACTGCCGGTCCTGCACCTGTCACCCGGCGACGGCGAATGGATATGGCAGGAACAAAGTCCCGGCGAGTTGGTGCGCCACCTGGCTGCGTCGCTGGGTGGGCGCGGCGCAGAATCTGCGTTTCCAAACTTGCCCGCCCTGTTGGATGACCTGCATTTGTCCGTCGAACAAAACAGGTTGTCTTTGGCGCAGGCGGAAGACGTTGAAGCCGCTGTCACCGCACGGATTCATCCCGGCCTTGTGTCCTGGGAACGGTTCGCCGCATTGCAGGATCGCCCGTTTCATCCGACCGCACGTGCCAAAAGCGGTTGGTCGGCGGAGGCGTATCGCAGGTACGGTGCGGAGTGTGGACGGGATTTTGCGTTGGAATGGGTCGCGGTGGCGCGTGACTGCATCACAACCAGCCCCGCTGCCAGGGGAAGCGATCCGTCGGATTCGATCCTGAGCGAGGCAGAAAAGCGGGAGCTGAAGGAGGGCATGTGCCGTGCCGGTGTGTCGTCCAATGAGTATTGCGCTCTGCCGGTGCACCCCTGGCATGAGCACCGGGTGTTGCCGGATGTGTTGTCTGGCGAGTTCGAGCGCCGGGTCTGCGTGCCGCTGGCAACGCAACTCGGCCGGTTTGTTGCTACGTCTTCGGTGCGTAGTCTCGCTCCCCTGTCCGGTGGAGCGGCGCACCTCAAACTTCCGCTTGCCATCCGTTCACTGGGAGCGTTGCGCATCCTGCCGCCGCGTTATCTGCACAACGGTGTGGAAGGGCAGAAGCTGCTGGAGCAGGTAATGGCACGTTCGGCCCGAACGGATGAACAACTGCACCTGTGCCGGGAGGACAAGTGGTGGTCGCTGTCCACCCCGGAGGACGGGCCGTTGGCGGACCGTCCGGGCTACCTCTCCTGCATGATGCGCACTTATCCGGAACACGTTTTGAACGATCCCGATATCGACTTGATTCCTATGTCGGCCTTGCCGGTAGTGACGCCGGATGGACGCATGTCGGCCATGGAAAAAATATTGTCCCACGGGTCCGGCCCACAAAAGGACGGAGGCTGCGCTCTGGAGTTGTTCAGCATCATTTGCCGGAAGTTGATCGAATTTTCTTTTGTGTGTTTCGGTTATGGCGTCATGCCGGAAGTGCACGGCCAGAATGTCTTGTTGGTGATGCGCGCCGGAAGCCTCGATGGGCTGGTGTTGCGGGATCACGATACCGTGCGCATCCATCGGCCGTGGTTGCGGGATCACGGCCTCACCGAACCGGACTACAGGCTCAACCACACGACGCCGGGCACCATGATCCATGAACGTCCCGAAGACCTGCTCATGTACTTTCAAACCTTGGGTGTGCAGGTCAATCTTTATGCGATCGTTCATGCTTTGGCGCAAGCCTATCCGGTTTCCGACTGCGATGGCTGGCGGGTGATTCGAAACACCATTGAGTCCGCCCTCATCCGGCTGGATTTGCCGGATGCGGCGCGGCGTGTGCTGGAGCGGGAACTTCTGCGTAATGAAACCTGGCCGTCCAAACTGGTGTTGACTCCGTTTCTGAAGAGCAAGTTGCCGAGTGCGGGCATGCCCAGTGCGCGCGGTCGCATGCCCAACCCGTTACGCGCCTTGGATATTTTAACCGTCACCGGAAAGATGCATCCATGAATGGCGATGAAGCCGCCTGGCGGCGCGACTACCGGTTGCTGTGGAGCGGGCAATTCTTTGCGTCTCTGGGATTGATGGCGCTCGTGCCTCTGCTTCCTTTTTATCTGGAAACGTTGGGCGGCAGTGACGTTGCGAATGCGCACTGGACCGGTGCGGCCCTGGCGGCGCCGGCGTTCAGTGTATTGCTGGTGGCGCCCCTGTGGGGTTGGCTGGGGGATCGGTTCGGGCGCAAGACCACCGTGATCTGCGCCTTCCTGGGTTTTGCTCTCAGCATGATTTTGATGGGTTTTGCCCGCACCCCGCTGGAGTTCATCTTCAGCCGCCTGTTGCAGGGTGCATGTGGCCTGACGGTTTCGATCGCGGCCTTTGTCAGCGTTGCCGCGCCGGAACCGAAACGGGGGTGGGCGCTGGGCGGCCTGCAAAGCGCCACCGCCGCGGGATCGCTCGCCGGACCCCTGCTGGGTGGATTGATGGCGGACCTGTGGAGCCTGCGTCCTTTGTTGTGGTTCACCGGTGTGGCGTCCGCGATGGGCGGCTTGATTGCCTTGC
Coding sequences within it:
- a CDS encoding IucA/IucC family protein, producing MMRLPSPIDKVSTCADPASAAVMHALADAMMQENLFGVMDRADVLDAMPEAEGIPGFELGSGEFYFRLPLKAPDSWIVFRGRHHAFLQPFRLSRLPVLHLSPGDGEWIWQEQSPGELVRHLAASLGGRGAESAFPNLPALLDDLHLSVEQNRLSLAQAEDVEAAVTARIHPGLVSWERFAALQDRPFHPTARAKSGWSAEAYRRYGAECGRDFALEWVAVARDCITTSPAARGSDPSDSILSEAEKRELKEGMCRAGVSSNEYCALPVHPWHEHRVLPDVLSGEFERRVCVPLATQLGRFVATSSVRSLAPLSGGAAHLKLPLAIRSLGALRILPPRYLHNGVEGQKLLEQVMARSARTDEQLHLCREDKWWSLSTPEDGPLADRPGYLSCMMRTYPEHVLNDPDIDLIPMSALPVVTPDGRMSAMEKILSHGSGPQKDGGCALELFSIICRKLIEFSFVCFGYGVMPEVHGQNVLLVMRAGSLDGLVLRDHDTVRIHRPWLRDHGLTEPDYRLNHTTPGTMIHERPEDLLMYFQTLGVQVNLYAIVHALAQAYPVSDCDGWRVIRNTIESALIRLDLPDAARRVLERELLRNETWPSKLVLTPFLKSKLPSAGMPSARGRMPNPLRALDILTVTGKMHP